Proteins from a single region of Sesamum indicum cultivar Zhongzhi No. 13 linkage group LG5, S_indicum_v1.0, whole genome shotgun sequence:
- the LOC105162522 gene encoding putative pentatricopeptide repeat-containing protein At3g13770, mitochondrial, with translation MLRRIPQFSHHLIYLQTNRPFTTLQLTFNSFPPNSSDSNTPRCNVHLHHALQEMCVQGLNMKFKHYDAVLNECVNHKSLRGGQRVQAHMMKTHYLPPVYLRTRLIVLYVKCEVLSDARMVFDEMPVRNVVSWTAMISGYTKSGLYSEALSLFVEMLRSGTCPNEFTFATVLTSCMGAFGFEYGRQIHSLIVKSPFELHMYVGSSLLDLYAKSGRIHEARIIFEGLPERDVVSCTAIISGYAQLGHDREALDLFCTLQREGMASNYVTYACVVTALSGLAAFEYGRQVHGHVLRSELSFCTVLQNSLIDMYSKCGNLNYARSIFDKMQERTVISWNAMLAGYSKHGMGKAVVDLYNMMREENKISPDSTTLLAVLSGCSHGGMENKGLKYFDEMAGKYATKLGIEHYGCVIDLLGRAGQLERALQFIEEIPFKPNAAIWGSLLGACRVHQNIGVGKIAGNRLLELEPENAGNYVILCNLYASNGKWDEVRKVRELMKEQAVMKEPGKSWIEFGRTLHTFYASDRSHPRKEEVLSKVRQLSDRIKEVGYKPELSSVLYDVDEEQKEKMLLGHSEKLALAFAMMNVSEAKPIRIMKNLRICVDCHNFARFVSQVYVREILIRDKSRFHHIVNGVCSCGDYW, from the exons ATGCTGCGACGAATCCCTCAATTTTCTCATCACCTAATATACCTTCAAACAAACAGACCCTTCACAACCCTCCAACTGACATTTAATTCCTTCCCTCCCAATTCCTCTGATTCAAACACTCCGCGATGCAACGTTCACCTACATCATGCATTACAAGAAATGTGCGTACAGGGCCTTAACATGAAATTCAAACACTATGATGCCGTGTTAAACGAGTGCGTGAATCATAAGTCTTTGAGGGGAGGCCAAAGGGTGCAAGCCCACATGATGAAAACCCATTATCTGCCCCCTGTGTACCTTAGGACGAGGCTGATTGTGCTGTACGTGAAGTGTGAGGTTCTGAGTGATGCGAGAAtggtgtttgatgaaatgccaGTGAGGAATGTAGTGTCTTGGACTGCGATGATTTCCGGGTATACCAAATCTGGGCTTTACTCGGAGGCCCTGAGCCTCTTTGTTGAGATGCTAAGATCAG GTACCTGTCCCAATGAGTTCACTTTTGCCACGGTACTTACCTCTTGTATGGGCGCTTTTGGCTTTGAATATGGGAGGCAAATTCACTCACTTATAGTTAAGAGCCCCTTTGAACTCCACATGTATGTCGGTAGCTCACTTCTTGATTTGTATGCTAAATCTGGAAGAATCCATGAAGCACGGATCATATTTGAAGGTTTGCCAGAGAGAGATGTTGTTTCTTGCACTGCTATTATTTCAGGCTATGCTCAATTGGGACACGACAGAGAGGCACTCGATCTATTTTGTACATTGCAGAGAGAAGGAATGGCTTCAAACTATGTCACTTATGCTTGTGTTGTAACCGCACTTTCTGGTCTTGCTGCTTTTGAATATGGAAGGCAAGTGCACGGCCATGTTCTTCGATCTGAACTATCCTTCTGTACTGTCCTTCAGAATTCGTTGATTGATATGTACTCAAAATGTGGAAACCTCAATTATGCTAGGAGTATATTTGATAAGATGCAAGAAAGAACTGTTATCTCTTGGAATGCAATGCTAGCAGGGTATAGCAAACATGGGATGGGAAAAGCTGTAGTCGATTTATATAACATGATGagggaagaaaacaaaatcagTCCTGACAGCACCACTCTCTTAGCTGTATTATCTGGCTGCAGCCATGGAGGAATGGAAAACAAAGGCctgaaatattttgatgagATGGCTGGAAAATATGCAACGAAGCTTGGTATTGAGCACTATGGCTGTGTCATTGACTTACTTGGACGTGCTGGGCAATTAGAGAGGGCCTTGCAATTCATAGAAGAGATACCTTTTAAACCAAATGCTGCTATCTGGGGTTCACTTTTGGGGGCTTGTAGGGTTCACCAAAATATTGGAGTTGGAAAAATTGCTGGCAACCGACTTCTTGAATTGGAGCCTGAAAATGCTGGGAATTATGTGAtcctttgtaatttatatgCATCCAATGGAAAATGGGATGAAGTAAGAAAAGTGAGAGAGTTGATGAAGGAACAAGCCGTGATGAAGGAGCCAGGAAAGAGCTGGATAGAGTTTGGTCGAACCCTTCATACCTTTTATGCAAGTGATCGATCACATCCAAGAAAGGAAGAGGTGTTATCTAAGGTAAGACAATTATCGGATAGAATAAAGGAAGTTGGTTATAAACCTGAACTGAGTTCTGTTTTGTATGATGTGGATGAGgagcagaaagaaaaaatgctgCTAGGCCACAGTGAAAAGCTAGCTTTGGCTTTCGCAATGATGAATGTTTCTGAAGCAAAGCCTATACGTATAATGAAGAATCTACGAATTTGTGTCGATTGCCATAACTTTGCAAGATTTGTATCTCAGGTGTATGTCAGGGAAATACTCATAAGAGATAAGAGTAGGTTTCATCATATTGTAAATGGAGTATGTTCTTGTGGAGATTATTGGTAA
- the LOC105162521 gene encoding uncharacterized protein LOC105162521 yields MPSFKPFANAGSTLRGRLSPSLRTRSGGGDGPSRWLSPGHEDRPKGFAFSRTPPPPGESRKWEDWELPCYITSFLTVVILGVGLNAKPDLTIETWAHQKALERLELEAAQPVESD; encoded by the coding sequence ATGCCGTCCTTCAAACCTTTCGCTAACGCAGGGAGCACTCTTCGGGGCCGGTTAAGCCCGTCTCTTCGGACCCGTAGCGGCGGGGGTGACGGGCCAAGCAGATGGCTAAGTCCAGGACACGAGGATCGGCCCAAAGGCTTCGCCTTCAGCCGCACTCCGCCGCCTCCTGGAGAGTCTCGAAAGTGGGAAGACTGGGAGTTACCGTGCTATATCACCAGCTTCCTCACTGTAGTTATTCTCGGAGTGGGACTTAATGCAAAGCCCGATCTGACAATTGAGACCTGGGCACACCAGAAAGCCCTCGAAAGGCTCGAATTGGAGGCGGCGCAGCCCGTCGAGTCTGATTGA
- the LOC105162523 gene encoding zinc finger A20 and AN1 domain-containing stress-associated protein 8-like — MESSKETGCQAPEGPILCVNNCGFFGSAATMNMCSKCHKDMILKQQQAKLAATSIENIVNGSSSSNQKEPVLAEAVKVEAGSVELKTDALQQSSDLLSVPSSEPKPKEVPNRCTTCRKRVGLTGFNCKCGNLFCSVHRYSDKHECPFDYRTAGRDAIAKANPLVKADKLDKI, encoded by the coding sequence ATGGAGTCTTCCAAAGAGACTGGCTGCCAAGCTCCAGAGGGCCCCATTCTTTGTGTCAACAACTGCGGCTTCTTTGGAAGTGCTGCTACCATGAATATGTGCTCCAAGTGCCATAAGGACATGATACTGAAACAGCAACAGGCCAAGCTTGCAGCTACATCAATTGAGAACATTGTCAATGGCAGCTCAAGTAGCAACCAGAAAGAGCCTGTTTTAGCTGAAGCTGTGAAAGTAGAAGCTGGATCAGTTGAATTGAAGACTGATGCACTTCAACAATCCTCTGATTTGCTGTCAGTCCCGAGTTCAGAGCCGAAGCCAAAGGAGGTACCAAATAGGTGCACTACTTGCCGCAAACGTGTGGGGCTGACCGGATTCAATTGCAAGTGTGGGAACCTCTTCTGTTCTGTGCATCGCTACTCTGACAAACATGAGTGCCCGTTTGACTACCGAACTGCCGGTCGAGATGCCATAGCAAAAGCAAATCCTCTTGTTAAAGCCGACAAGCTTGATAAGATCTAG
- the LOC105162524 gene encoding chaperone protein dnaJ 6: protein MGKRKKTRVSEEDLENEDEEKRENQEYRSSSSNEKSLYEILGVDKTASQQEIKKAYYKLALRLHPDKNPDDEEAKEKFQQLQKVISILGDEEKRAVYDQTGCVDDADLAGDAIQNLRTFFRTMYKKISEADIEEFEANYRGSDSEKKDLLELYKKCKGNMDRLFCCMLCSDPMLDSHRFKDIIDEAISAGELKSTKVYEKWAKKVSKTKPPTSPLRQRKKSKKNSDLYAIIAQRQNERRGKIDAMFSSLVQKYGGGEAALEPSEEEFQATRRKLEKRRASK, encoded by the exons AtggggaagaggaagaagactAGGGTATCAGAGGAAGATTTAGAGAATGAAGACGAAGAGAAGAGGGAGAATCAGGAATATCGGTCTTCGTCGTCAAATGAGAAGAGCTTGTACGAG ATTCTTGGTGTGGACAAAACTGCATCTCAACAGGAAATAAAGAAAGCTTATTACAAATTGGCTTTACGGCTGCATCCTGATAAAAATCCAGATGATGAG GAGGCCAAGGAAAAATTTCAGCAGCTGCAAAAGGTTATATCTATTCTTGGAGATGAAGAGAAACGTGCAGTGTATGATCAAACAGGCTGTGTTGATGATGCT GATCTAGCTGGAGATGCCATCCAAAATTTGAGGACATTCTTCCGCACCATGTATAAAAAG ATCTCTGAAGCTGATATTGAAGAGTTTGAAGCAAACTACAGAGGCTCTGATTCAGAGAAAAAGGATTTGCTTGAgctatataaaaaatgcaagGGCAACATGGACAG GCTTTTCTGCTGCATGCTTTGCTCTGATCCCATGCTGGATTCCCATCGATTCAAGGATATCATTGATGAGGCTATCTCTGCAG GAGAATTGAAGTCAACCAAAGTGTATGAGAAATGGGCTAAAAAAGTGTCCAAAACAAAGCCTCCCACAAGTCCATTAAGACAAAGAAAGAA ATCAAAGAAAAACTCAGATCTGTATGCTATCATTGCTCAGCGACAAAACGAGAGGAGAGGCAAGATTGATGCAATGTTTTCATCACTTGTTCAAAAATATGGTGGAGGCGAAGCAGCTCTGGAGCCAAGTGAAGAAGAATTCCAAGCTACTAGAAGAAAACTAGAGAAAAGACGGGCTTCCAAATGA
- the LOC105162525 gene encoding serine/threonine-protein kinase Nek6 produces the protein MEMENGDSKPKMEDYEIVEQIGRGAFGAAFLVLHKAENKKYVLKKIRLSKQTEKFKRTAHQEMDLIAKLKHPYIVEYKDAWVDKGSCICIVTNYCEGGDISELIRKARGAYFPEEKICKWLTQLLLAIDYLHSNRVLHRDLKLSNIFLTKENDIRLGDFGLAKLLDEGGLASSVVGTPNYMCPELLADIPYGYKSDIWSLGCCMFEIAAHQQAFRASDMAGLINKINRSLISPLPIVYSSTLKQIIKSMLRKSPEHRPTAAELLRHPHLQPFLLRCQNPSTVFLPVKSPSPNKTKEKTRKPSPGSSGARKVYQERDVKLKQKELLPLFEENTDMQYPNLLDSDFLILDKLETKRVDPTSYSGKISHDSEDSKSGGTSCETTACNGDDHDNSDSSSLKGSINIVDALTAPPNELSEEQEEYSAMKMAKLEHTDVDSEEITDAEPPCSPHVAEGTEKKAEDAVLEICNNMTNTDTVCSDKVVSPVEENIPLTEETVDDDAELSSSSSRHENGGACSDVTLDSAIALGAKPAENDKTDLGNEMAEIKADTPTKTKQPEKEDTQLINRASVDDSLLLSPAATGNDDESKGAWENPGLQRADALESLLELCARLLKQDKFDELSGVLKPFGEDTVSSRETAIWLTKSLINAQKLDKES, from the exons ATGGAGATGGAAAATGGGGATTCCAAGCCCAAGATGGAAGATTACGAAATAGTGGAGCAGATTGGGAGAGGTGCTTTTGGAGCTGCATTTCTTGTGCTCCACAAAGCTGAGAATAAGAA GTATGTTCTAAAGAAAATTCGTCTCTCTAAGCAGACGGAGAAGTTCAAGCGTACGGCACATCAGGAG ATGGACTTAATTGCTAAACTAAAACATCCATATATAGTCGAATATAAAGATGCTTGGGTGGACAAG GGAAGTTGTATATGCATCGTTACCAACTATTGTGAAGGAGGAGACAT ATCTGAGCTTATAAGGAAGGCCAGAGGAGCATATTTCCCAGAGGAG AAAATATGCAAGTGGTTGACTCAGTTGCTATTAGCTATCGACTACCTTCATTCCAACCGTGTCCTTCATAGGGATCTAAAG TTGTCCAACATCTTTCTCACAAAGGAAAATGATATCCGTCTGG GTGATTTTGGATTGGCAAAACTTCTTGATGAGGGAGGTCTTGCTTCTTCG GTTGTTGGGACCCCCAATTATATGTGCCCAGAGCTTCTCGCAGATATCCCATATGGCTATAAATCGGATATATGGTCACTAG GTTGTTGTATGTTTGAGATTGCTGCACACCAACAAGCATTTAGAGCATCT GATATGGCTGGACTGATCAACAAGATAAACAGATCTTTGATCTCTCCACTCCCGATTGTGTACTCCTCCACTCT AAAACAGATCATTAAGAGCATGCTAAGAAAAAGCCCGGAACACAGGCCGACA GCTGCAGAGTTGTTAAGACACCCTCATTTGCAACCGTTCCTTCTGCGTTGCCAAAATCCATCTACCGTTTTTCTTCCTGTGAAGTCTCCCTCCCCCAACAAGACCAAGGAGAAAACGAGAAAACCGTCGCCTGGCAGTTCTGGTGCTAGGAAAGTCTACCAGGAGAGAGATGTGAAACTAAAACAGAAGGAACTGCTCCCGTTGTTTGAGGAAAATACGGATATGCAGTATCCCAATTTACTGGACAGTGATTTCTTGATATTAGACAAACTTGAGACGAAAAGGGTTGATCCCACAAGCTATTCTGGAAAGATTTCTCATGACAGCGAAGACTCAAAAAGTGGGGGCACGAGTTGTGAGACGACTGCTTGCAATGGAGACGACCACGACAATTCTGACTCTTCGTCACTTAAAGGGAGCATCAACATAGTGGATGCTCTAACAGCACCACCTAACGAATTGTCAGAAGAACAAGAGGAATATTCAGCCATGAAAATGGCAAAGTTGGAACATACTGATGTTGATAGTGAAGAAATAACGGATGCGGAGCCTCCGTGCAGTCCCCACGTTGCTGAGGGAACGGAAAAGAAGGCTGAGGATGCCGTTCTTGAGATATGCAATAACATGACTAATACCGATACAGTGTGTAGTGACAAAGTTGTGTCTCCTGTTGAAGAAAACATTCCACTAACTGAAGAAACTGTAGATGATGATGCAGAATTAAGCAGCTCTTCGAGTCGACACGAAAACGGCGGTGCATGTTCAGATGTAACTCTTGACAGCGCGATAGCTCTTGGTGCCAAGCCAGCTGAAAATGACAAAACTGATCTGGGTAACGAAATGGCGGAAATCAAAGCAGATACTCCAACCAAAACAAAGCAACCTGAGAAGGAAGATACACAGCTAATAAACCGAGCATCAGTTGATGATTCGTTGTTGCTTTCACCAGCTGCCACAGGCAACGACGATGAAAGTAAGGGTGCATGGGAAAATCCAGGGCTGCAACGGGCGGATGCTTTGGAGTCATTGCTTGAGTTATGCGCACGATTGCTCAAACAGGACAAATTTGACGAGCTCTCCGGTGTGCTGAAA